One Gammaproteobacteria bacterium DNA segment encodes these proteins:
- the cysM gene encoding cysteine synthase CysM, which produces MALVTIEDFVGNTPLVRLQRLPANGACEVWAKLEGNNPAGSVKDRPALSMIRRAEERGDIKPGDTLIEATSGNTGIALAMAAAIKGYRLLLIMPEHMSRERQGIMRAFGAELMLTPREGSMEAAIDLARKLEEEGRGTVLDQFANPDNPRSHYEGTGPEIWRDTEGRITHFVSAMGTTGTIMGTSRFLKEQNAGVQIVGVQPAEGASIPGIRRWPEAYLPKIYEAERVDRIIDVTQAEAENTARALAAREGIFAGVSSGGAVAAALKLAGELKEGVLVCIICDRGDRYLSTGVYP; this is translated from the coding sequence CCGCCTGCAGCGCCTGCCGGCCAACGGTGCCTGCGAGGTGTGGGCCAAGCTCGAAGGCAACAACCCCGCGGGCTCAGTGAAGGACCGGCCGGCGCTCAGCATGATCAGGCGGGCCGAGGAACGGGGCGACATCAAACCCGGCGACACCCTCATCGAGGCCACCAGCGGCAATACCGGCATCGCCCTGGCCATGGCCGCGGCCATCAAGGGCTATCGTCTGTTGCTCATCATGCCGGAACACATGAGCCGCGAGCGCCAGGGTATCATGCGGGCCTTCGGTGCCGAACTCATGCTGACACCCCGCGAAGGCAGCATGGAGGCCGCCATCGACCTGGCCCGCAAACTGGAAGAAGAGGGCCGCGGTACGGTCCTCGACCAGTTCGCCAACCCCGACAACCCGCGCTCCCACTACGAAGGTACGGGGCCCGAGATCTGGCGGGATACGGAAGGGCGTATCACCCACTTCGTCAGCGCCATGGGCACCACCGGCACCATCATGGGCACCTCGCGATTCCTCAAGGAGCAGAATGCCGGGGTCCAGATCGTCGGGGTGCAGCCTGCGGAGGGGGCCAGCATCCCCGGTATCCGCCGTTGGCCCGAGGCCTATCTGCCCAAGATCTATGAGGCCGAGCGCGTGGATCGCATCATCGACGTCACCCAGGCGGAGGCCGAGAACACGGCGCGCGCCTTGGCCGCCAGGGAGGGGATCTTCGCCGGCGTATCCTCGGGCGGTGCCGTGGCGGCGGCCCTCAAGCTCGCTGGCGAGCTGAAGGAAGGCGTGCTGGTGTGCATCATCTGCGATCGTGGCGACCGTTATCTTTCCACCGGCGTCTATCCCTGA
- the rlmD gene encoding 23S rRNA (uracil(1939)-C(5))-methyltransferase RlmD, which produces MPRDPVAARVDSLDHDGRGVARVADKVVFIDGALPGEEVMFSYLNRRSRYDEGRVVEVLSPSPERVEPRCAHAGTCGGCSLQHLGAEAQIRHKQAQLLAALGHATGAPPATILAPLTGPLWGYRRKARLGARYVVKKGRLLVGFREKRSGFVADLARCEVLDPRVGQRLEALRDTLAGLSVVRAIPQVEVAVGDDRVVLVLRHLEPPSSEDRELLGRFAMTHGCQILLQPGGRDSVVDLDGRAPEPLLYRLEAHGLTLEFQPLDFTQVNTVINAAMVDRALELLAPRPDHAVLDLFCGLGNFTLPLARRVSRVLGVEGDAALVDQARHNAQRNGIDNAEFVVADLTDLERPPPWYDQGFERLLLDPPRSGALAVVSRLPRPVPPLIVYVSCNPATLARDAGVLVREQGYRLAAAGVMDMFPHTSHVESMAVFERGRVI; this is translated from the coding sequence TTGCCCCGGGATCCCGTGGCGGCCCGAGTGGATTCTCTGGACCACGATGGCCGGGGCGTGGCCCGGGTGGCGGACAAAGTGGTGTTCATCGATGGTGCTCTGCCCGGCGAGGAGGTGATGTTCAGTTACCTCAACCGCCGCTCCCGCTACGATGAGGGCCGCGTAGTGGAAGTGCTGAGCCCATCCCCGGAACGGGTGGAACCCCGCTGTGCCCACGCCGGGACCTGCGGCGGTTGCAGCCTCCAGCACCTGGGGGCCGAGGCCCAGATCCGCCACAAGCAGGCGCAGCTTCTGGCGGCCCTCGGCCATGCCACCGGGGCGCCGCCCGCCACCATCCTGGCACCCCTCACGGGGCCGTTATGGGGCTACCGCCGCAAGGCCCGCCTGGGGGCCCGCTACGTGGTCAAGAAGGGGCGCCTGCTGGTGGGTTTTCGCGAGAAGCGCAGCGGCTTCGTGGCCGATCTGGCCCGCTGCGAGGTGCTGGACCCGCGGGTGGGTCAGCGCCTCGAGGCGCTGCGGGATACCCTCGCCGGGCTCTCCGTGGTGCGTGCGATACCCCAGGTGGAGGTCGCGGTGGGCGACGACCGGGTGGTCCTGGTGCTGCGCCACCTGGAGCCCCCGTCGTCAGAGGATAGGGAGCTACTGGGTCGGTTCGCGATGACCCACGGCTGTCAGATCCTGCTCCAGCCGGGAGGGCGCGACTCGGTGGTGGACCTCGACGGCAGGGCGCCGGAACCCCTTCTTTACCGGCTCGAGGCCCACGGACTCACCCTGGAGTTCCAGCCCCTGGATTTCACTCAGGTGAATACCGTCATCAACGCGGCCATGGTGGACCGCGCCCTGGAACTGCTCGCGCCCCGGCCGGATCACGCGGTGCTGGACCTGTTCTGCGGCCTCGGCAATTTCACCCTGCCCCTGGCCCGGCGGGTGAGCCGGGTTTTGGGCGTGGAGGGGGATGCCGCCCTGGTGGACCAGGCCCGCCACAATGCGCAACGCAACGGCATCGATAACGCCGAATTCGTGGTGGCGGACCTCACGGATCTGGAACGGCCCCCACCGTGGTATGACCAGGGTTTCGAGCGTCTGCTCCTGGATCCACCCCGCAGCGGCGCCCTGGCGGTGGTGAGCCGCCTGCCACGGCCGGTGCCGCCCCTCATCGTCTACGTGTCCTGCAATCCGGCGACCCTGGCCCGCGACGCCGGCGTGCTGGTGAGGGAACAGGGCTATCGTCTGGCGGCTGCCGGGGTCATGGACATGTTTCCCCACACCAGCCATGTGGAGTCCATGGCGGTGTTCGAGCGGGGTCGGGTTATTTGA
- the mutL gene encoding DNA mismatch repair endonuclease MutL encodes MTDSALRRILPLPPMLASQIAAGEVVERPASVVKELVENAIDAGAGTIELTFEQGGLALIRVEDDGDGIHPDDLALALTGQATSKIRDPADLEGISSLGFRGEALASIGSVSRLTLESRQRDADAGWRMRMEGGVREGPVPAALRHGTRVEVRELFYNTPARRKFMRSERTEQAHLMAMARRLVLSRWECGFRLVAGQREVLKVPPARDERAREARVATVLGRAFMEQAWPVAVDHPDVRCWGWLGAPDVSRSHTDGQYLYLNGRMVRDRLLVHGIRQAFGDAIPEGRQPAFVLFIELDPTRVDVNVHPTKHEVRFRDARLVHDVVAGGLVRSGGGGVSRVASATTAISTSRQVPVRGSGGDSNHASNGPRGGASSRLPASPRRPAERHSVAETTAAYARLAEGARGTVPAPGTLGLMAGRYLLRLDGDELVVVDGARLAAHRLRVALGRLEREGVDMKPLRMPRAVTVAAATVRWLGEAGGILETLGIDAVANGPDRVTVRRLAPGLEVIDLGPLLDALAGFADMDSARSRLEAFVPDRVSDTEAAVRLLEGSGEDPPADCVTTVTALELARRFGA; translated from the coding sequence ATGACCGATAGCGCCCTCCGCCGCATCCTGCCCCTGCCCCCGATGCTGGCCAGCCAGATCGCCGCCGGCGAGGTGGTGGAGCGCCCGGCCTCCGTGGTGAAGGAACTGGTGGAGAACGCCATCGACGCCGGCGCCGGTACCATCGAGCTGACCTTCGAGCAAGGCGGCCTGGCTCTCATCCGGGTCGAGGACGACGGCGATGGCATCCATCCCGACGACCTGGCCCTGGCCCTCACGGGCCAGGCCACCAGTAAGATCCGCGACCCGGCGGATCTGGAAGGCATCAGCAGCCTCGGCTTCCGGGGCGAGGCCCTGGCCAGCATCGGCTCGGTATCGCGACTGACTCTGGAATCCCGCCAGCGGGATGCCGACGCCGGCTGGCGCATGCGCATGGAGGGAGGTGTCCGGGAAGGTCCCGTGCCCGCGGCGCTGCGTCACGGCACCCGGGTGGAGGTGCGGGAACTCTTCTACAACACCCCGGCGCGGCGCAAATTCATGCGCTCGGAACGTACCGAGCAGGCCCATCTCATGGCCATGGCGCGGCGGCTGGTGCTGTCCCGCTGGGAATGCGGCTTCCGGTTGGTGGCCGGCCAGCGCGAGGTGCTGAAGGTGCCCCCCGCGCGCGATGAACGGGCCCGGGAAGCCCGAGTGGCGACGGTGCTCGGCCGGGCCTTCATGGAACAGGCATGGCCGGTGGCGGTGGACCATCCCGATGTGCGCTGCTGGGGCTGGCTCGGCGCCCCGGACGTGAGTCGCAGTCACACCGACGGCCAGTATCTCTATCTCAATGGCCGCATGGTGCGCGACCGGCTGCTGGTCCACGGCATCCGCCAGGCCTTCGGTGACGCCATCCCCGAAGGCCGCCAGCCCGCCTTCGTCCTGTTCATCGAACTGGATCCCACGCGGGTGGATGTCAACGTCCATCCCACCAAGCACGAGGTACGCTTCCGCGATGCCCGCCTGGTGCATGACGTGGTGGCGGGGGGGCTGGTGCGTTCCGGGGGCGGCGGGGTCTCCCGCGTTGCGTCCGCTACCACCGCTATATCGACATCCCGCCAGGTCCCCGTCCGTGGTTCGGGCGGTGACTCCAACCATGCCTCGAATGGCCCCCGCGGCGGCGCCTCCTCTCGTCTGCCCGCGTCCCCGCGGCGGCCGGCGGAGCGTCACAGTGTGGCTGAGACCACCGCGGCTTATGCGCGGCTGGCGGAGGGCGCCCGCGGGACGGTCCCGGCCCCCGGGACCCTGGGACTCATGGCCGGGCGTTATCTGCTGCGCCTCGACGGCGATGAACTGGTGGTGGTGGACGGGGCGCGGCTGGCGGCCCATCGGCTGCGCGTCGCCCTCGGCCGCCTGGAAAGGGAGGGCGTGGACATGAAGCCCCTGCGTATGCCCCGGGCGGTGACGGTGGCCGCTGCGACGGTCCGCTGGCTGGGCGAGGCCGGTGGAATCCTCGAGACCCTGGGCATCGATGCGGTGGCCAACGGTCCTGACCGGGTGACCGTGCGCCGTCTCGCCCCGGGTCTGGAGGTCATCGACCTCGGCCCGCTCCTCGATGCCCTGGCCGGGTTCGCCGACATGGACTCGGCGCGGTCGCGCCTGGAGGCCTTCGTGCCGGACAGGGTGAGCGATACGGAGGCCGCCGTACGGTTGCTGGAAGGGAGCGGGGAGGACCCGCCGGCGGATTGTGTCACCACCGTCACGGCCCTGGAGCTGGCGCGGCGTTTTGGGGCTTGA
- the miaA gene encoding tRNA (adenosine(37)-N6)-dimethylallyltransferase MiaA — protein sequence MTAAPVIFLMGPTATGKTDLAVGLVARFAVDIVSVDSALVYRGMDVGTAKPSPAVLARAPHRLVDCVAPTESYSAARFRDEALAAIRDIHGVGRVPLLVGGTGLYFRALEQGLSPLPGANPELRARLARLREREGNAALHARLAALDAASAARIHPNDPQRVQRAIEVFEITGRPMGEWLAAGRGAAFPFPLLKLVLMPRDRDVLRQRIARRLEHMLAAGLVDEVRRLRAEEEVSRELPSMRAVGYRQVWGYLEGEYDLAEMKRRLHTATARLAKRQMTWLRAESGAVALDPFGPRVEDGLGGRIARFLEAHGAGVNG from the coding sequence ATGACCGCCGCACCGGTGATCTTCCTCATGGGCCCCACCGCCACCGGCAAGACCGACTTGGCGGTGGGGCTGGTGGCGCGCTTTGCCGTCGATATCGTCAGCGTGGATTCCGCGCTGGTGTATCGGGGCATGGACGTGGGGACCGCCAAGCCCTCCCCGGCGGTGCTGGCGCGGGCGCCCCATCGGCTCGTGGACTGCGTGGCCCCCACCGAGAGCTATTCGGCGGCGCGCTTCCGGGATGAGGCCCTGGCCGCCATCCGGGACATCCACGGGGTGGGGCGGGTGCCCCTGCTGGTGGGGGGCACGGGCCTCTACTTCCGGGCCCTGGAACAGGGTTTGTCACCCCTGCCGGGGGCCAATCCGGAACTGCGGGCGCGGCTGGCCCGGCTGCGGGAACGCGAGGGCAACGCGGCCCTCCACGCCCGTCTCGCGGCCCTGGATGCGGCCTCGGCGGCGCGGATCCACCCCAACGATCCCCAGCGCGTGCAGCGTGCCATCGAGGTATTCGAGATCACCGGCCGCCCCATGGGGGAATGGCTGGCCGCGGGGCGCGGGGCGGCGTTCCCCTTTCCCCTGCTGAAGCTGGTGCTGATGCCGCGGGACCGTGACGTCCTGCGGCAGCGCATCGCCCGGCGTCTGGAGCACATGCTGGCCGCCGGTCTGGTCGACGAGGTGCGGCGCCTGCGTGCCGAGGAGGAGGTGTCGAGGGAGCTGCCGTCCATGCGGGCGGTGGGTTACCGCCAGGTATGGGGCTATCTGGAAGGGGAGTACGACCTCGCGGAGATGAAACGGCGACTCCATACCGCCACCGCCCGCCTCGCCAAGCGCCAGATGACCTGGCTGCGGGCCGAATCCGGTGCCGTGGCTCTTGACCCCTTCGGTCCGCGGGTGGAGGATGGCCTCGGCGGACGGATCGCCCGCTTTCTTGAAGCTCACGGTGCAGGCGTGAATGGTTGA
- the hfq gene encoding RNA chaperone Hfq, with amino-acid sequence MSKGQSLQDPYLNQLRKERVPVSIYLINGIKLQGQIESFDQFVVLLKNSVNQMVYKHAISTVVPSRNVRLPRPEGEQGGVPGDGM; translated from the coding sequence ATGAGTAAGGGGCAGAGCCTACAAGATCCCTACCTGAATCAGCTCAGGAAAGAGCGCGTACCCGTATCCATTTATCTCATCAACGGCATCAAGCTGCAGGGACAGATCGAGTCCTTCGATCAGTTCGTGGTGTTGCTCAAGAACTCGGTCAACCAGATGGTCTACAAACATGCCATCTCCACCGTGGTGCCGTCCCGTAACGTCCGCCTGCCGCGCCCCGAGGGAGAGCAGGGTGGGGTGCCCGGCGACGGCATGTGA
- the hflX gene encoding ribosome rescue GTPase HflX, giving the protein MFERPVGGDAVVLVHVDFRAAEEQERLDEFRDLAHSTGVTVAGLITASRDRPDPAYFVGRGKVEEIREAVLASDAGVVLFNHGLSPAQERNLERALQCRVLDRTGLILDIFAQRARSYEGKLQVELAQLRHLSTRLVRGWTHLERQKGGIGLRGPGEKQLETDRRLLAVRIKRINQQLAQVSRKRQLQRRSRRKAELPVVSLVGYTNAGKSTLFNSLTDAGVLEADKLFATLDPTLRRVEVGHGRAFILADTVGFIRHLPHDLVAAFRSTLEETRDADLLLHVVDAADPEHREKMEQVNEVLEAIGAAEVPVLLVYNKVDALEGGGPRADADEAGAVWRVWLSAHSGEGLDLLREQLAQRFIGRLIRRRLCLPSSAGRLRSRLHDLDAVITEEVVEEGWHMDVEVELEVWQRLNLGEAECGAVAGRAADT; this is encoded by the coding sequence TTGTTTGAAAGACCGGTGGGCGGCGACGCCGTGGTGCTCGTGCATGTCGATTTCCGCGCGGCAGAGGAGCAGGAGCGGCTGGACGAGTTCCGGGATCTGGCGCACTCCACCGGTGTCACGGTGGCGGGGCTGATCACGGCGAGCCGGGATCGGCCCGACCCCGCGTATTTCGTGGGCCGGGGCAAGGTAGAGGAGATCCGCGAGGCGGTGCTGGCGAGTGATGCGGGCGTGGTGCTGTTCAACCATGGCCTGTCACCGGCCCAGGAACGCAACCTGGAGCGGGCCCTGCAATGTCGCGTCCTCGATCGCACCGGCCTCATTCTCGATATCTTCGCCCAGCGGGCCCGCTCCTATGAGGGCAAGTTGCAGGTGGAGTTGGCCCAGTTGCGGCACCTGTCCACCCGCCTGGTGCGGGGCTGGACCCACCTCGAGCGCCAGAAGGGCGGTATCGGCCTGCGCGGTCCCGGCGAGAAGCAGCTGGAGACCGACCGCCGCCTGCTGGCCGTGCGCATCAAACGGATCAACCAGCAGCTTGCCCAGGTGAGCAGGAAACGCCAGCTCCAGCGGCGCTCCCGGCGCAAGGCGGAGCTACCGGTGGTCTCCCTGGTGGGGTACACCAACGCCGGCAAGTCCACGCTCTTCAATAGTCTGACGGACGCCGGCGTGCTGGAAGCCGACAAGCTGTTCGCGACCCTGGATCCCACCCTGCGGCGCGTGGAGGTGGGCCACGGCCGGGCCTTCATCCTCGCGGATACCGTGGGTTTCATCCGCCACCTGCCCCACGACCTGGTGGCCGCCTTCCGTTCCACCCTCGAAGAGACCCGGGATGCCGACCTGCTGCTGCACGTCGTGGACGCCGCCGATCCCGAGCACCGCGAGAAGATGGAGCAGGTGAACGAGGTGCTGGAGGCCATCGGGGCGGCCGAGGTGCCGGTGCTGCTGGTGTACAACAAGGTGGATGCCCTGGAGGGCGGCGGTCCCCGGGCGGATGCGGACGAGGCCGGTGCGGTGTGGCGGGTGTGGCTGTCCGCCCACAGCGGCGAGGGGCTCGACCTGCTGCGTGAACAACTGGCCCAGCGCTTCATCGGCCGTCTCATTCGCCGCCGTCTGTGCCTGCCGTCCTCGGCGGGACGGCTGCGCTCGCGTCTCCACGACCTCGACGCCGTCATCACCGAAGAGGTGGTCGAGGAGGGCTGGCACATGGACGTGGAGGTGGAACTCGAGGTGTGGCAGCGCCTCAATCTGGGCGAGGCGGAATGCGGCGCGGTTGCGGGCCGGGCCGCGGACACCTAA
- the hflK gene encoding FtsH protease activity modulator HflK, with the protein MAWNEPGGGRDPWGGNNQQGPPDLEQAIKNLQGKLSGIFGGRGGGQGGGSRGGGGPNFSKLGVMVIIGVLFVGWLVAGFYIVDPAEEAVVTRFGNYVRTETSGPHWLPYFIEKHETVNVAQVRSAEVGFRTAGRTQGSVGNESLMLTQDENIVDIKFAVQYRVKDARDYLFNVRDPDLTLRQVTESAVREVVGKSTMDFVLTGGRSAVADDTRVLVQDTLDKYGAGLFVISVNMQDAQPPAQVQDAFNDAVKAREDEERLKNEAQAFANEILPKARGEGDAIRERAQGYKQRVTAQAEGQSDRFLALLTEYQKAPDVTRERIYLETMESVLGKSSKVLLGAEGSNNLMYLPLDKLMSRGFEDDEDGAGQDGDSGTSTLPASRLRNDSDRFRSGRTR; encoded by the coding sequence ATGGCTTGGAATGAGCCTGGCGGTGGGCGGGACCCTTGGGGTGGCAACAACCAACAAGGGCCTCCGGATCTGGAACAAGCGATCAAGAACCTGCAGGGCAAGCTGTCGGGGATCTTCGGTGGCCGCGGTGGCGGTCAGGGCGGCGGCTCCCGGGGTGGTGGCGGTCCCAATTTCAGCAAACTCGGGGTCATGGTCATCATCGGCGTGCTGTTCGTGGGCTGGCTGGTGGCCGGCTTCTATATCGTCGACCCGGCCGAAGAGGCGGTGGTCACGCGTTTCGGCAACTACGTGCGTACCGAGACCTCCGGTCCCCACTGGCTGCCGTACTTCATCGAGAAGCATGAGACGGTGAACGTGGCCCAGGTGCGGAGCGCGGAGGTCGGTTTCCGCACCGCCGGCCGGACCCAGGGCTCGGTGGGCAACGAGTCCCTGATGCTGACCCAGGACGAGAACATCGTGGACATCAAGTTCGCCGTCCAGTATCGGGTCAAGGATGCCCGGGACTACCTGTTCAATGTGCGCGATCCGGATCTCACCCTGCGCCAGGTTACGGAATCGGCCGTGCGTGAGGTGGTGGGCAAGAGCACCATGGACTTCGTGCTCACCGGGGGCCGCAGCGCGGTGGCCGACGATACCCGGGTGCTGGTGCAGGACACCCTGGACAAATACGGCGCCGGCCTGTTCGTCATCAGCGTCAACATGCAGGACGCCCAGCCGCCGGCGCAGGTGCAGGACGCCTTTAACGATGCCGTCAAGGCCCGCGAGGACGAGGAGCGCCTGAAGAACGAGGCCCAGGCCTTCGCTAACGAAATCCTGCCCAAGGCCCGCGGTGAAGGCGACGCTATCCGCGAGCGCGCCCAGGGTTATAAACAGCGGGTCACCGCCCAGGCCGAAGGCCAGTCGGACCGCTTCCTGGCCCTGCTCACGGAGTATCAGAAGGCCCCCGACGTGACCCGGGAGCGCATCTACCTGGAGACCATGGAATCGGTGCTGGGCAAGAGCAGCAAGGTGCTGCTGGGGGCCGAGGGCAGCAACAACCTCATGTACCTGCCCCTGGACAAGCTCATGTCCAGAGGCTTCGAGGATGACGAAGACGGCGCAGGCCAGGACGGGGACAGCGGGACCTCAACGTTACCCGCCAGCCGGCTACGCAATGATTCCGACAGATTCCGTTCCGGGAGGACACGCTGA
- the hflC gene encoding protease modulator HflC produces the protein MPQSRLWVGVLIAIAVVLGFSVFTVHERQKAIQFQLGKIVKSDFEPGLHFKLPFVQNIRKYDARVQTLDSPPELYLTSEKKNVRVDHFVKWKIADVESYYKATGGNFAVAGQRLLEVIKRGLKDEFGKRTIQEVVSGERTDIMDILSITANRAVDEYGINIVDVRIKRIDLPEDVSESVYSRMQSERKEVAQGFRARGAEEAKRIRAKAEREREVMLAEAERDGLRLRGQGDAQAAEIYANAFGQDPEFFSLYRSLTAYRDTFSNKGDILLLDPKSDFFRYFVDPLGKQ, from the coding sequence ATGCCACAGAGCAGACTTTGGGTCGGTGTTCTCATCGCCATCGCCGTCGTGTTGGGCTTCTCCGTCTTCACGGTGCACGAGCGCCAGAAGGCCATCCAGTTCCAGTTGGGCAAGATCGTCAAGTCCGACTTCGAGCCGGGCCTGCACTTCAAGCTGCCCTTCGTGCAGAACATTCGCAAGTATGATGCCCGGGTCCAGACCCTGGATTCGCCACCAGAACTCTACCTCACCAGCGAGAAGAAGAACGTGCGGGTGGACCACTTCGTGAAGTGGAAGATCGCCGACGTGGAGTCCTACTACAAAGCCACGGGTGGTAACTTCGCGGTGGCGGGACAGCGTCTCCTCGAGGTGATCAAACGGGGCCTCAAGGACGAGTTCGGCAAGCGCACCATCCAGGAGGTGGTGTCCGGTGAACGTACAGACATCATGGACATCCTCTCCATCACGGCGAATCGCGCGGTGGACGAGTACGGCATCAACATCGTCGACGTGCGCATCAAGCGCATCGACCTGCCGGAGGACGTGAGCGAATCGGTCTACAGTCGCATGCAGTCCGAGCGCAAGGAGGTGGCCCAGGGCTTCCGCGCTCGGGGTGCCGAGGAGGCCAAGCGCATTCGCGCCAAGGCCGAGCGCGAGCGGGAGGTCATGCTCGCCGAGGCGGAACGCGACGGCCTGCGCCTGCGGGGCCAGGGCGACGCCCAGGCGGCGGAGATCTATGCCAACGCCTTTGGTCAGGACCCCGAGTTCTTCTCCCTGTACCGCAGCCTGACGGCCTATCGGGACACCTTCAGCAACAAGGGCGATATCCTGCTGTTGGATCCCAAGTCCGACTTCTTCCGCTACTTCGTCGACCCCCTGGGCAAACAGTAG
- a CDS encoding DUF2065 domain-containing protein, translating into MNWQDLGAALALLLVLEGLLPFLNPDGLKRAIRVIANMDDNTLRFAGLTSMVIGVFLLTLVR; encoded by the coding sequence GTGAACTGGCAGGATCTGGGGGCCGCCCTGGCCTTGTTGCTGGTGCTCGAGGGCCTGTTGCCCTTTCTTAACCCGGATGGGCTGAAGCGTGCCATCAGAGTAATCGCCAACATGGACGACAACACCCTGAGGTTCGCCGGCCTCACCAGCATGGTCATCGGCGTATTCCTGCTCACCCTGGTGCGCTGA
- a CDS encoding ATP phosphoribosyltransferase regulatory subunit, whose product MAAANLERWLLPVGIEEMLPPDAARLEKLRRALADLYRGWGYDLVAPPFIEYLDSLLTGTGNDLDLQTFKVTDQLTGRLMGVRADMTPQVARIDAHHLAGDGPVRLCYLGEVLYTRPDDFAGSRNPFQAGAELYGHGGAESDIEVLTLLLETLRLSQVDDVHVDVGHVGIYRALARQAGLDEAAERVLFDTLQRKALPELDAFLAALQIPAASRRMLDGLVELNGAADEVLAQARESLAAGGPEVMAALDDLETVSRGVTERVPGVSLYFDLAELRGYNYHTGIVFAAFVPGHGREIARGGRYDDIGRVFGRARPATGFSTDLKTLILLSRAQAPAVAPGAIRAPWSGDAGLHAHVARLRAGGERVIQELPGQAGSAAEAGCDRELVQRSGEWQVVPLAGTR is encoded by the coding sequence ATGGCTGCCGCAAACCTGGAGCGCTGGCTGTTGCCGGTGGGCATCGAGGAGATGTTGCCACCGGACGCCGCTCGCCTGGAGAAGTTGCGCCGGGCCCTGGCCGACCTCTACCGTGGCTGGGGTTACGACCTGGTGGCCCCGCCTTTCATCGAGTACCTGGATTCCCTCCTCACGGGGACGGGCAACGACCTGGATCTGCAGACCTTCAAGGTCACCGACCAGCTCACGGGGCGGCTCATGGGAGTGCGGGCGGACATGACGCCCCAGGTGGCACGCATCGATGCCCACCATCTGGCGGGAGACGGACCCGTGCGGCTGTGCTATCTGGGCGAGGTGCTCTATACCCGTCCCGACGACTTCGCCGGCAGCCGCAATCCCTTCCAGGCCGGGGCCGAGCTCTATGGCCATGGCGGCGCCGAGAGCGATATCGAGGTCCTGACCCTGTTGCTGGAGACCCTGCGCTTGTCCCAGGTCGATGACGTCCATGTGGATGTGGGCCATGTCGGGATCTACCGCGCCCTGGCCCGCCAGGCGGGGCTGGACGAGGCCGCGGAACGGGTGCTGTTCGATACCCTCCAGCGCAAGGCCCTGCCGGAGCTGGATGCCTTCCTGGCGGCGCTGCAGATCCCGGCGGCGTCGCGGCGCATGCTGGACGGGCTGGTGGAACTGAACGGCGCCGCCGACGAGGTGCTCGCCCAGGCGCGTGAGAGTCTGGCCGCCGGCGGCCCCGAGGTGATGGCCGCCCTCGATGATCTGGAGACCGTCAGTCGCGGTGTCACCGAGCGGGTACCAGGCGTGTCGCTGTATTTCGACCTCGCCGAACTGCGCGGCTACAACTACCATACCGGCATCGTGTTCGCGGCCTTCGTGCCGGGCCATGGGCGCGAGATCGCCCGTGGCGGTCGTTACGACGACATTGGCCGGGTGTTCGGGCGGGCGCGGCCGGCCACCGGCTTCAGCACCGATCTCAAGACCCTCATCCTGCTGTCCCGGGCCCAGGCACCGGCCGTCGCCCCGGGGGCCATACGCGCCCCGTGGTCCGGCGATGCCGGTCTCCACGCCCACGTCGCGCGCCTGCGCGCCGGGGGCGAGCGGGTCATCCAGGAACTGCCCGGCCAGGCCGGCTCGGCCGCCGAAGCCGGCTGTGATCGCGAACTGGTGCAGCGGTCAGGGGAGTGGCAGGTGGTTCCTCTGGCAGGCACGCGCTGA